Proteins encoded within one genomic window of Solibaculum mannosilyticum:
- a CDS encoding NosD domain-containing protein, with translation MSIQDQLIRLQSAKASLAAAISGKGVTVPETAKLDAYGGLVDQISTSGGGSGVRTCRLVIGTSAAGWTQSDCDVLCTGQGDDDAINNAIQQVGSMGGGEIVLLSGTYIVSTPIMVQSPNISLRGNGSSTVIQRGYSGSAVGVVNITGDNCGIAACVIDSNLTDTAGYDIELYIGSQNCTVKYCNVINVKGDATPVLIEGDSAIIAYNNTHAEKGIYAKGDAPMIIGNRCMASSLNAIDLSNESTGGIIMGNNCDGSSNGISASSCHNIIAYGNQCNGCITSGIVFAGVDNSIIAHNICDQSEVSIVLENSDDISVLGNRCKDFGVAGIVIAGDNCHVSNNVCLRGNGNPSDYSADQHTIWFMEGYKTVIINNSILGKDVTNNAEVSANTVVNNYTFTQSSGGGTI, from the coding sequence ATGAGCATACAAGACCAATTAATTCGTCTGCAATCGGCCAAGGCCAGCCTTGCAGCTGCAATCTCTGGCAAGGGTGTAACCGTACCAGAGACCGCCAAGCTGGACGCATATGGCGGACTTGTGGATCAGATCAGCACTAGTGGGGGCGGATCGGGCGTGCGCACCTGCCGTCTGGTTATCGGCACCTCTGCCGCCGGTTGGACGCAGTCTGACTGTGATGTGTTATGTACCGGCCAGGGGGACGATGATGCCATCAACAACGCCATCCAACAGGTTGGCAGCATGGGTGGCGGGGAGATCGTGCTATTATCCGGCACATATATCGTCAGCACACCAATTATGGTGCAATCCCCCAATATCTCGCTCCGAGGTAATGGCTCCAGCACTGTGATACAGCGCGGGTACAGCGGCAGTGCGGTTGGTGTCGTCAATATTACAGGCGATAACTGCGGGATTGCTGCGTGCGTCATTGACAGCAACTTAACAGATACAGCCGGTTATGATATAGAGCTGTATATAGGTAGCCAAAACTGTACTGTTAAATATTGTAATGTGATAAACGTAAAGGGAGACGCAACACCGGTACTCATTGAGGGAGATAGCGCTATTATCGCGTACAATAATACACATGCAGAAAAGGGGATCTACGCTAAGGGAGATGCTCCTATGATTATCGGTAATAGGTGTATGGCAAGCAGTCTTAACGCCATCGATCTCAGTAACGAAAGTACCGGTGGAATCATAATGGGTAACAATTGCGACGGATCATCCAACGGGATATCCGCCAGTAGCTGTCATAACATTATTGCATATGGGAACCAATGCAATGGCTGTATTACTAGTGGGATAGTTTTTGCGGGAGTAGATAATAGTATTATCGCACACAACATCTGTGATCAATCTGAAGTTAGCATTGTGCTGGAAAACAGCGATGACATCTCAGTACTAGGTAACCGATGCAAGGACTTTGGTGTAGCTGGCATTGTAATAGCAGGCGACAATTGCCATGTATCCAACAATGTATGTCTTCGAGGCAATGGTAACCCAAGCGATTATTCCGCTGATCAACATACCATATGGTTTATGGAAGGCTATAAAACTGTAATTATTAATAACTCTATCCTTGGCAAAGATGTAACAAACAACGCCGAGGTCTCTGCCAATACTGTTGTGAACAATTACACATTTACACAGAGTTCCGGAGGTGGAACTATATGA
- a CDS encoding putative phage tail protein, giving the protein MDRLLLDYIPPVFQGLLEPIATTEQPEIDALWDACLSALDDQYIISATSYGITRWESILGITPKGSDTLEVRRFRIQTRLNEDLPYTWNRLSQSLSALCGDGQYHMAMTGPYELSVRLALTSKKNLDDAIEMVKRMAPANLVLVVDLLYNQHQQIAAYTHQQLSAYTHTQIRSEVMS; this is encoded by the coding sequence ATGGATAGACTGTTGCTCGATTATATTCCGCCGGTATTTCAAGGGTTGCTGGAGCCGATTGCCACGACAGAGCAACCGGAGATAGATGCTCTATGGGACGCCTGCCTATCTGCACTAGATGACCAATACATTATCTCTGCCACCAGCTATGGTATTACACGTTGGGAATCCATTTTAGGCATTACCCCAAAAGGAAGCGATACATTGGAAGTGCGTCGATTCCGTATACAGACTAGGCTCAACGAGGATTTGCCATATACCTGGAATAGATTATCGCAATCATTATCAGCACTATGTGGAGACGGCCAATATCATATGGCCATGACCGGCCCATATGAGTTGTCTGTTCGATTAGCATTAACATCAAAAAAGAATCTGGATGACGCAATAGAAATGGTTAAGCGTATGGCTCCTGCAAATCTGGTGTTGGTGGTTGATCTCTTATATAATCAGCATCAACAGATTGCAGCTTATACTCACCAACAGCTATCAGCATACACACACACCCAAATTCGCAGTGAGGTGATGTCATGA
- a CDS encoding baseplate J/gp47 family protein, whose product MYENITYDQIMSRMLDRVPDTLDKREGSVIYTALAPAAVELQNMYIELDVILNESYADTASRDALIKMAAVRGISPKSASAAILKGEFNIDIPDGSRFSLESYNYQAISKMGEHIYRMQCETPGTAPNGKLGDLIPIDYIDGLTYAKLTELLIPGEDEEDTESFRARYLESYNSAAFGGNIADYKENVLSLPGVGGVKVYPTWNGGGTVKLVILDAEYKAASGELVSSVQTAIDPTQNSGQGLGLAPIGHTVTVQAAKTTTINISTSIVYEKGWDWEDVETYVQQAVDEYCTDLASQWDASDQLVVRISQIETRLLSLSGIVDISDTTINGQPKNLILEADNIPIRGTVNG is encoded by the coding sequence GTGTACGAGAATATCACATATGATCAGATCATGAGCCGTATGCTTGATCGTGTCCCCGACACGTTGGATAAGCGGGAAGGCAGTGTTATATACACAGCCTTAGCACCTGCAGCGGTAGAACTGCAAAACATGTATATCGAACTAGATGTCATCCTGAACGAATCCTATGCAGATACAGCATCACGAGATGCGCTGATAAAGATGGCGGCTGTCCGTGGGATATCCCCGAAATCGGCCTCGGCAGCTATCCTAAAGGGGGAATTCAATATAGATATCCCAGATGGGTCTCGTTTTAGCCTAGAGTCTTATAATTATCAGGCTATCAGCAAAATGGGAGAGCATATCTACAGAATGCAATGTGAAACTCCAGGTACTGCTCCAAATGGCAAATTAGGAGACCTTATCCCGATTGACTACATAGACGGGTTGACTTATGCAAAATTGACTGAACTGCTCATCCCCGGAGAAGATGAAGAAGACACGGAGAGCTTTCGCGCGCGTTATCTAGAGAGCTATAACTCGGCTGCTTTTGGCGGTAATATTGCAGATTACAAGGAGAATGTCTTATCACTCCCCGGTGTAGGCGGTGTAAAAGTATACCCTACATGGAATGGGGGCGGAACCGTAAAACTTGTTATTCTGGATGCAGAGTATAAAGCCGCATCCGGCGAGTTGGTATCATCTGTACAGACCGCCATCGATCCTACGCAAAACAGTGGACAAGGGTTGGGTCTAGCTCCTATCGGACATACTGTCACCGTACAAGCGGCAAAGACTACAACTATTAATATCTCTACATCTATCGTGTACGAAAAAGGATGGGATTGGGAAGATGTGGAAACCTATGTCCAGCAGGCAGTCGATGAGTATTGTACTGACCTTGCCTCACAGTGGGATGCCTCTGATCAGTTAGTAGTACGTATTAGTCAAATTGAAACGCGCTTGTTGTCTCTATCCGGGATAGTGGACATCTCTGATACTACCATCAATGGGCAACCCAAAAATCTTATACTTGAGGCTGATAACATTCCAATAAGGGGGACTGTTAATGGATAG
- a CDS encoding VanZ family protein — protein MDNFLRYLAQWMGKSSYRFSGEKHMMNQKNNCNTTRVLWIWRIVFFIGTVLCIIFIFSRSLSPAQQSNHESGKVLGLIQTILDNIGLSSIGITHHFVRKMAHFIEYFILGIFLTGTVRSFTADIIRYFSVSLFLGLLVPVCDEFIQSFISGRSSQVSDVLLDFSGAVCGMVLCYLGILIYNRWKQHRRCL, from the coding sequence ATGGACAACTTTCTGCGTTATCTTGCCCAATGGATGGGAAAGAGTTCCTACAGATTCTCAGGAGAAAAACACATGATGAATCAAAAAAATAACTGTAATACAACAAGGGTGCTTTGGATATGGCGAATTGTATTTTTCATAGGGACCGTGTTGTGTATTATTTTTATTTTTTCGAGATCTCTTTCTCCAGCACAACAATCCAATCATGAGAGCGGTAAAGTATTAGGTCTTATACAAACTATATTAGATAATATAGGACTTTCTTCCATAGGGATTACGCATCATTTTGTGCGAAAGATGGCACACTTTATTGAGTATTTCATTTTAGGGATTTTCTTAACTGGAACAGTACGTAGTTTTACTGCAGATATTATACGATATTTTTCCGTTAGTCTTTTTCTTGGACTATTAGTACCCGTATGCGATGAGTTCATTCAGAGCTTTATAAGCGGAAGGTCAAGCCAGGTGAGTGATGTCTTACTGGATTTTAGTGGAGCAGTATGTGGGATGGTTCTATGTTACTTAGGAATCTTAATATACAATAGATGGAAACAACATCGTAGATGTCTATAA
- a CDS encoding ComEA family DNA-binding protein, giving the protein MDSSIADSSMMSSEIMSSEEGKDESDVDANIDHNSDANIDNIIDSHQASTPAPTTKPSGGAVNTTSKTTVTPSKAPSSTAPTPSKAPSSAAPPPVSSAAPVEPSEPPAPAPVNINTATRDELMTLTGINISLAKKIIAYREAEGPFEKIEDLMNVYGIDERIFNRIKDDICV; this is encoded by the coding sequence GTGGACAGTAGCATAGCCGATAGCTCCATGATGTCCTCTGAGATAATGTCCAGCGAGGAGGGCAAGGATGAGTCGGATGTAGATGCCAATATAGATCACAACAGTGATGCTAATATCGACAACATTATAGATTCTCACCAGGCGAGTACCCCTGCGCCGACGACTAAGCCGTCAGGCGGCGCGGTCAATACAACCAGCAAGACAACGGTCACTCCATCTAAGGCACCGTCGAGCACAGCGCCCACGCCAAGCAAGGCCCCATCATCTGCCGCTCCTCCACCGGTATCGTCGGCTGCACCAGTTGAGCCGTCAGAGCCACCCGCCCCGGCGCCGGTCAACATCAATACCGCTACACGGGACGAGCTGATGACTTTAACGGGCATCAACATCAGCCTAGCTAAGAAGATCATCGCCTACAGGGAAGCGGAAGGACCGTTTGAAAAGATCGAGGATCTAATGAATGTTTACGGTATTGACGAGCGAATCTTTAATCGTATTAAAGATGATATCTGTGTCTGA
- a CDS encoding N-acetylmuramoyl-L-alanine amidase, with product MNIVKMEMPQNMYSTKCPHTMTPTRIVVHNTANDASARNEIKYMQGNNKQVSFHIAVDDVEAVQGIPLDRNAWHAGDGANGTGNRQGIAVEICYSKSGGSRFEAAERNAAELIAQMLKERGWGIDKVTKHQDYSGKYCPHRTLDMGWQRFLDMVQGHMSGNSSGSGNTYTVQYGDTLSGIAKSLLGDASRYKEIAALNGIDNPNVIKVGQVLQISGGYSDDSAPAAPSKSVDEIAQEVIAGKWGNGSERKERLTAAGYDYAAVQAKVNELMGGSSSGTASSAIAVGDTVRITCNTYSTGQSVPSWVKNTTHKVSQIKGDKALLGYPDGIASWVPLSGIVRA from the coding sequence ATGAATATCGTAAAAATGGAAATGCCCCAAAATATGTACAGCACCAAATGCCCCCATACCATGACCCCTACCAGGATCGTGGTACATAACACCGCCAACGACGCAAGCGCACGCAACGAGATCAAGTACATGCAGGGCAACAACAAGCAAGTATCCTTCCACATCGCCGTGGATGATGTTGAGGCCGTGCAGGGTATCCCCCTTGACCGCAATGCCTGGCATGCTGGTGATGGAGCCAACGGCACCGGCAACCGGCAGGGTATCGCTGTGGAAATCTGCTACAGCAAGTCCGGCGGTTCCCGATTCGAGGCCGCCGAGCGCAACGCCGCTGAACTCATTGCCCAGATGCTCAAGGAGCGTGGCTGGGGCATCGATAAGGTGACCAAGCACCAGGACTACAGCGGTAAGTATTGTCCTCATCGCACCCTGGACATGGGCTGGCAGAGATTCCTCGACATGGTACAGGGACATATGTCCGGCAATTCTAGCGGCTCTGGCAATACCTACACCGTCCAGTATGGCGACACTCTCTCCGGCATCGCCAAATCCCTGCTGGGGGACGCATCCCGCTACAAGGAGATTGCCGCCCTCAACGGCATTGATAACCCCAATGTCATCAAGGTAGGACAGGTGTTGCAGATCTCCGGTGGATATTCCGATGATTCTGCTCCGGCTGCTCCATCCAAGAGCGTGGATGAAATCGCACAGGAAGTCATCGCTGGCAAATGGGGCAACGGTTCCGAACGTAAGGAGCGTCTTACCGCAGCCGGTTACGACTATGCCGCTGTCCAGGCCAAAGTTAATGAGTTGATGGGCGGATCGTCCAGTGGTACTGCATCCAGCGCCATTGCTGTGGGCGATACCGTCCGCATCACCTGCAACACCTATTCTACCGGCCAGTCTGTCCCCTCCTGGGTCAAGAATACCACCCACAAGGTCAGCCAGATCAAGGGCGATAAGGCACTCCTGGGATACCCCGACGGCATCGCCTCCTGGGTTCCTCTCTCCGGCATTGTGAGGGCGTGA
- a CDS encoding DUF2634 domain-containing protein, which translates to MLPNIQTALNATLTTETNASKTYSLEDGSLIDDLDAIRQAVFLALSVPRYQYLIYSWDYGSELDTLIGQPYEYALSEIKRYITEALTQDERVQSVDDFGFTRKGSQILCVFVVTTDFGTFSAETEVEI; encoded by the coding sequence ATGCTTCCCAATATCCAGACGGCACTAAATGCTACACTAACAACCGAAACCAATGCCTCTAAAACCTACTCTTTGGAAGATGGAAGTCTAATTGACGATTTGGACGCAATTAGACAAGCGGTATTCCTGGCTCTTAGTGTACCTCGTTACCAATACTTGATCTATTCGTGGGATTACGGATCTGAGCTAGATACGCTAATTGGCCAACCATATGAATATGCACTGTCCGAGATAAAGAGGTATATTACAGAAGCATTAACACAAGACGAAAGAGTACAAAGTGTTGACGACTTTGGTTTTACACGTAAGGGTAGCCAAATATTGTGTGTATTTGTAGTTACTACTGATTTTGGCACATTTTCAGCTGAAACGGAGGTGGAAATCTGA
- the vanR gene encoding VanR-ABDEGLN family response regulator transcription factor, giving the protein MNESVMIVDDEKEIADLVEVYLKNENYEVFKFYDPQEALQCVQEHSLDLAILDVMMPGMDGFTLCRRLREHHKFPILMLTAKGEDLDKITGLTIGADDYITKPFNPLELVARVKAHLRRYTRYNEREPVQNHRIEIDGLVIDRDTHHCTLYGIPLSLTPTEFSILWILCENRGKVLSSERLFEMVWGEKYLESNNTVMVHIRRLREKMNEDSRKPKFIKTVWGVGYQIDK; this is encoded by the coding sequence ATGAATGAAAGCGTTATGATTGTGGATGATGAAAAGGAAATCGCCGATTTAGTGGAAGTATATCTGAAGAATGAAAACTATGAGGTGTTTAAATTTTATGATCCTCAGGAAGCGTTACAATGCGTCCAGGAGCATTCATTGGATTTGGCTATCTTAGATGTCATGATGCCCGGTATGGATGGGTTCACCCTTTGCCGTAGGCTGAGGGAACATCATAAATTCCCTATTTTAATGTTGACGGCAAAGGGTGAAGATCTGGATAAAATCACCGGTCTTACCATCGGCGCCGACGATTATATCACAAAACCGTTTAATCCATTGGAGCTGGTGGCCAGAGTTAAGGCCCATCTTAGAAGGTATACCCGTTACAACGAACGGGAACCGGTACAGAATCATCGTATTGAGATCGACGGCTTGGTAATCGATCGGGACACCCATCACTGTACGCTTTACGGGATACCTCTTTCTCTGACGCCTACAGAGTTTTCCATCCTATGGATTCTCTGTGAGAACAGGGGAAAGGTACTCAGTTCGGAACGTCTGTTTGAGATGGTGTGGGGGGAGAAGTATCTGGAGAGCAATAATACGGTTATGGTACATATACGCCGTTTAAGAGAAAAGATGAATGAGGACTCCAGAAAGCCAAAGTTTATCAAGACTGTATGGGGAGTGGGATATCAAATTGACAAATAA
- a CDS encoding pyocin knob domain-containing protein, producing the protein MNNTTYLKLKKPDPSDFYNIADHNDNADLIDAELKRIDDLRGSANGIATLDGNKKLVQKPTPADIGAVPDSRTINKKPLSSNITLTAEDVAALSDVDGQEIKTDLETLTQQSLSVKTNLTTEDLDTVQTTGIYIQNYTSNATTDRHYPVKASGCLMCVSAESKAYQYYVCQNEGCIWMRRYNSKSWSDWEQIYPSVTSGSNDRGTWIKYPDGTMICSIRRTDTVVETGGIVVFFPEPFIDNRYTISANVIRPYEYVACADANYTVSTNVWIYDLKGGSTVGESVEYSLIAIGRWK; encoded by the coding sequence ATGAATAATACTACATATCTTAAGCTAAAAAAGCCAGATCCTAGTGATTTCTACAATATTGCAGACCACAATGATAACGCTGATCTTATTGATGCCGAATTAAAACGGATAGATGACCTTCGCGGCTCCGCAAATGGGATTGCGACATTGGACGGTAACAAAAAATTGGTACAAAAACCTACTCCAGCTGATATTGGAGCTGTACCTGACAGCCGAACAATCAACAAAAAGCCGTTATCGTCTAACATCACACTAACAGCGGAGGATGTAGCCGCGTTATCGGATGTGGATGGACAGGAAATCAAAACTGATCTAGAAACCCTAACACAGCAATCCTTATCGGTTAAGACGAATCTCACGACTGAGGATTTGGATACCGTTCAAACAACCGGCATCTACATCCAGAACTATACTTCCAACGCTACCACCGACCGGCACTATCCTGTGAAAGCCTCCGGATGTCTCATGTGTGTCTCTGCGGAAAGCAAGGCATACCAGTACTACGTCTGTCAGAACGAGGGCTGCATCTGGATGCGGCGCTACAACTCCAAGTCTTGGAGCGACTGGGAGCAAATCTATCCATCGGTGACCAGCGGCAGCAACGATCGGGGAACTTGGATTAAATATCCGGACGGTACTATGATCTGCTCTATCCGCAGAACAGATACTGTCGTAGAAACCGGAGGCATCGTTGTATTTTTCCCCGAACCATTTATTGATAATCGATATACAATTAGCGCAAATGTTATAAGACCATATGAGTATGTGGCCTGCGCAGACGCCAACTACACCGTCAGCACTAACGTATGGATCTATGACCTCAAGGGGGGATCGACTGTTGGTGAAAGTGTAGAATACAGTCTTATTGCCATAGGGCGGTGGAAATGA
- a CDS encoding BRO family protein, which translates to MKELQVFKYKSNDVRTVEIDGNPWWVLSDVCKVLDITNHKNVAARLDEEEKGVHQMDTLGGLQEMTIINESGLYNVILRSDKPEAKPFKKWVTSEVLPSIRKHGAYMTPETLEAAILNPDTMIKLCTALKEEQDKRKALEIANSALTVDNAIMKPKADYFDDLVDRNLNTGIRETAKELGVKEKAFVSSLIAMKYLYRDKKGKLQPYAQYADDLFVLKECYNEKTQWSGTQLLITPKGRETFRLLCLHSA; encoded by the coding sequence ATGAAAGAATTACAGGTTTTCAAATACAAGTCTAACGATGTCCGTACTGTCGAGATTGATGGTAATCCCTGGTGGGTGCTTTCTGATGTATGTAAGGTGCTTGACATTACCAATCATAAAAATGTTGCTGCTCGATTGGACGAGGAAGAAAAGGGGGTCCATCAAATGGACACCCTTGGCGGCCTCCAAGAAATGACCATCATCAACGAATCTGGACTATACAATGTTATTCTTCGCTCTGACAAGCCGGAAGCCAAACCTTTTAAAAAGTGGGTAACAAGTGAAGTTCTCCCCTCCATCCGCAAGCATGGTGCCTATATGACCCCGGAAACCTTAGAGGCGGCCATCCTCAACCCCGATACTATGATTAAGTTGTGTACCGCCCTCAAGGAGGAACAAGACAAGCGCAAGGCCCTGGAAATTGCCAACTCCGCCTTGACGGTGGATAACGCCATCATGAAGCCCAAGGCCGACTACTTTGATGATTTGGTAGACCGCAATCTCAATACAGGCATCCGGGAAACAGCTAAGGAACTAGGGGTGAAAGAGAAAGCCTTTGTGTCCTCTCTCATCGCTATGAAATACCTTTACCGAGATAAAAAAGGCAAACTCCAACCCTACGCCCAATACGCTGACGACCTGTTTGTTTTGAAGGAATGTTACAACGAGAAAACACAATGGTCAGGGACACAGCTTTTAATCACACCAAAAGGCCGGGAAACCTTCCGGCTGCTGTGCCTGCATTCTGCATAA
- a CDS encoding sensor histidine kinase: MKLLGRMGIVILIVSLSFLLAVPLLIDGIFEDSFANFLVGIDPNLYYFALSHKGTILTGIFLIVLLVSLVIVVARFTKYIEQISGAVDHVFVENPDPIVLPSELRPMETKLNTIKNTLRQRQFEAKESERRKDDLVVYLAHDIKTPLTSIIGYLSLLEEQKDMPADQRKKYVKVVKEKAYRLEGLVNELFDVTRFNAQHIELTTRKVNLNRMVRQLMEEFYPLLREHHLGCKLDIPEVNPVVADPDQLARVFDNLLRNAVHYSEPTSDIVVSMGQDAKYTYIQFSNYGTTIPADKLDRIFEKFYRLDESRSSENGGAGLGLAIAKRIVEQHGGTITAQSKDLWTTFCVILPNGWERVPTDSQEKNT, encoded by the coding sequence ATGAAGCTGCTGGGACGGATGGGCATTGTGATACTGATTGTAAGCCTGTCGTTTCTTCTGGCAGTGCCGTTGCTGATAGATGGTATTTTCGAGGATTCTTTTGCCAACTTTCTCGTTGGTATCGATCCCAATCTCTATTATTTTGCACTGAGCCACAAGGGAACCATTTTGACCGGCATTTTTTTGATTGTTTTGCTGGTGAGCTTAGTGATTGTAGTAGCACGGTTTACAAAGTATATCGAACAGATTTCCGGAGCAGTAGATCATGTATTTGTCGAAAACCCCGATCCTATCGTACTGCCCAGTGAACTGCGTCCGATGGAGACAAAGCTTAATACGATCAAAAATACTCTGCGGCAACGTCAGTTTGAGGCCAAGGAGAGCGAACGGCGTAAAGACGATTTGGTAGTTTATTTAGCTCACGATATTAAAACCCCATTAACTTCTATTATCGGCTATCTAAGCCTTCTAGAGGAACAAAAAGATATGCCGGCTGATCAAAGGAAAAAATATGTAAAAGTGGTCAAAGAGAAGGCGTATCGTTTGGAAGGGCTTGTCAATGAACTATTTGACGTCACGCGGTTCAACGCCCAGCACATTGAGCTAACCACTCGCAAAGTCAATTTGAATCGGATGGTCCGTCAGCTTATGGAGGAGTTTTATCCTTTGCTTCGAGAACATCATTTGGGTTGTAAATTGGATATTCCAGAAGTGAATCCAGTGGTAGCTGATCCGGATCAACTGGCGCGGGTATTTGACAATCTGTTGCGAAATGCGGTACATTATAGTGAACCAACATCCGATATTGTTGTGTCGATGGGGCAAGATGCAAAATATACTTATATCCAATTTAGCAATTATGGAACGACAATCCCAGCTGACAAACTGGATCGCATCTTTGAAAAGTTTTATCGTTTGGACGAATCAAGATCCAGCGAAAATGGAGGAGCTGGATTGGGATTGGCCATTGCAAAAAGGATTGTGGAACAGCATGGGGGTACTATTACTGCTCAAAGTAAGGATTTATGGACAACTTTCTGCGTTATCTTGCCCAATGGATGGGAAAGAGTTCCTACAGATTCTCAGGAGAAAAACACATGA